The Janthinobacterium tructae genome contains the following window.
CCAATCGACGATCTTGCCTTTACCCTCATCGCCCCATTGGGTGCCGATGACAACGACGTTCTTTGCCATAATTTTCTTTGACATCACTCAACCTAAGTTTTTAAGAATCCAGCTACTACCATTATCGGCAAGTACCAGCACGCGATCGCACTCGAACTCGTCTTGTTCATTACTGTGACCCGGCATACTCTGGATCACGACCTCGCCCGCCTTGCGCAACTCGGCGATTTTTTCCTTCAATTCTGGCGCGCTGCCCCACGGCGCGCGGATCGAATGCTTCCGTTCCGCGGTCGGCAACAGGCGCGCCAGTTCGCGCAAATCGAGCGAGAAGCCGGTCGCGGGACGAGCCCGGCCGAACGCTTCGCCGACGTGGTCATAACGGCCGCCGCGCGCAACCGCGTTCGGCAAGCCAGGTACATACAGCGCAAACATCGCGCCGCTTTCATATTGGTAGCCGCGCAGGTCGGCCAGGTCGATCGCCACTTCCGCGCGACCCAGCGCAGATCCTGCCAGCGCGGCCAGCTCGGCCAGCGCCTTCAGCACGCCCGGCAGCGGCGGCAGCACTTCGCGCGCACGCGCCAGCACGTCGATGTCGCCGTACAGGTTCGGCAAGGCCAGCAAAGCATCGCGCGTGACGGGATCGTAGGCGGCAGTCAGCGCACGCAGGCCCGGCGCATCTTTCGCACGCAGCAAGGTGTACAGCGCAGCCTCGTCGCGCACGGCAGCGGCGTCTTGCGCAATGATAGCGCGCAACAGACCGACGTGCGACAAATCCAGGCGGACCGCGTCGAAACCGGCCAGTGCCAGCGAAGCGAGCGCCAGTTCCTGGATCTCGGCATCGGCTTCCAGGCCGGCGTGGCCATAGATTTCGGCGCCGATCTGCAGCGGTTCGCGGGTGGCATGCAGACCCGACGGACGGGTATGCAGCACGCTGCCGGCGTAGCACAGGCGGGTCACGGTGGCACGGTTCAGCAGGTGCGCGTCGATGCGCGCCACTTGCGTCGTCATGTCGGCACGCAGGCCGAGCATGCGGCCCGACAGCTGGTCGACCAGTTTAAAGGTGCGCAGGTCGGTATCCTTGCCAGCGCCGGTCATCAGCGATTCCAGATACTCGAGCAGCGGCGGCATCACCAGTTCATATCCGTACAGACGGAAATTATCCAGCATGAGGCGGCGCAGCTCTTCGATCTTGCGCGCTTCCGACGGCAGAACATCGGCAATATTTTCGGGCAAAAGCCAATTCGGCATGAGGGAGCGAGATACGGAAGAAAGTTGAAAAAATGCATCATGCGAGGCAGCGGCGAGCGCGCCAGGCAAGAGGCCGAACCTGATATTTTACGCGAAAACACGGGCCTTTAGGGACAAGTTCTCCGAATAGCTGCCACACAGCCCTAAAAACACCGCATTTTACGCCTTCCCGCAACAGCCTGGGCGCAGCAAAAAAAACGGGGCCGGCATTGACGCCGGCCCCGCTGCTGCTGCCACCCGTCCTTGCGGCCAGGCGCAGTCTCGATGCTGCCTTACTTCTTGGATGGAGCGGCCGTGCCGTTACCCTTGAAGTACTTGAAGAATTCCGAACTCGGATCGACCACCATCACGTCGCCCTTGTCCTTGAACGTGGCGCGATAGGCTTCCAGGCTACGGTAAAACTTGTAGAACTCCGGATTCTTGCCAAACGCTTCCGCATACACCTGCGACGCCTTGGCATCGCCCTCGCCGCGGATCTTCTCGGCTTCGCGATACGCTTCGGCCAGGATCACCGTGCGCTGCTTGTCGGCGTCGGCGCGGATTTTCTCGGAGTCGGCCGAACCGGTGGAACGCAGCTCATTGGCCACGCGCACGCGCTCGGACTTCATGCGCTCGTACACGGAGTTGTTGATCTGCTCGACGTAATCGACGCGTTTCAGGCGCACATCGACGATGCCCACGCCGATAGCCTCGGCCTCGGCCGCCACCTTGGCTTTGATCGCCTGCATCACCTTGCCACGCTCGCCCGAGATCACTTCGCGCACGGTGCGCTTGGTGATTTC
Protein-coding sequences here:
- a CDS encoding ATP phosphoribosyltransferase regulatory subunit — its product is MPNWLLPENIADVLPSEARKIEELRRLMLDNFRLYGYELVMPPLLEYLESLMTGAGKDTDLRTFKLVDQLSGRMLGLRADMTTQVARIDAHLLNRATVTRLCYAGSVLHTRPSGLHATREPLQIGAEIYGHAGLEADAEIQELALASLALAGFDAVRLDLSHVGLLRAIIAQDAAAVRDEAALYTLLRAKDAPGLRALTAAYDPVTRDALLALPNLYGDIDVLARAREVLPPLPGVLKALAELAALAGSALGRAEVAIDLADLRGYQYESGAMFALYVPGLPNAVARGGRYDHVGEAFGRARPATGFSLDLRELARLLPTAERKHSIRAPWGSAPELKEKIAELRKAGEVVIQSMPGHSNEQDEFECDRVLVLADNGSSWILKNLG
- the hflC gene encoding protease modulator HflC yields the protein MNRIVAALIAGFIAIMLLSSTVFVVDQRKYAIVFALGEVKDVISEPGLYFKLPPPFQNVIYLDKRILTLDTPEPERFITAEKKNILVDAYVKWRIVNPKTYFRSFGGDESRARNRMSQIVKAALNDEITKRTVREVISGERGKVMQAIKAKVAAEAEAIGVGIVDVRLKRVDYVEQINNSVYERMKSERVRVANELRSTGSADSEKIRADADKQRTVILAEAYREAEKIRGEGDAKASQVYAEAFGKNPEFYKFYRSLEAYRATFKDKGDVMVVDPSSEFFKYFKGNGTAAPSKK